From one Nocardioides sp. Kera G14 genomic stretch:
- a CDS encoding phage tail tape measure protein: MTSRTVEYVFKGSFTNLTAGLTAASRSVNEYSNRLNALDAQGRQMRASLSGVADTAGKMGIVAAAGFGVVIGAAANFEQAMSHVKAATHETAGNMDALKQAALDAGAATSYSATEAAGAIEDLAKAGISTKDILGGGLSGALSLAAAGSLDVGEAAEDAASAMTQFKLAGKDVPHIADLLAAGAGKANGSVSDLAMALNQSGLVAAQTGLSIEETTGALAAFASAGLEGSDAGTSMKTALQSLTPTSSQAAKLMDQLGIKAYDQQGNFIGLAKYAGVLQEKLSGMSAEQRNATLKTIFGSDAVRAASVLYEQGATGIQSWIDKVNDQGYAAETAALNTDNLIGDLERFKGSLETAFIGAGEGAQSPLRALVQGATEAVNALQKIPNPMQETALAALGLTAVFGGGLWFTSKTISGIATMRTAMIGLGVSEEATLLTTQRLGTALKGLAIGGAAIGAGIALSTGFDKLAGDTGTIVDSLKNGDRSRWTNPLSVIGYNPDHLGDTDPVTNADASLAALVQSGNAKKAADQFKEIADAAERQGVSLKDVTSKFPEYQKALDGTSTSATTTSAAVTGTTGDLSAQADALAAAKDAATATATGFVGLGDSLNDSKVSLSSWIDQMREQASALRDFTKNCETAARKGLDEGLIASLEAAGPEGAMRLQQLAGASEKEIKRANRAWRSGQSAISDYVSMAVPPKTITVNVDPALQALRSIKAEMRSLPETLQTTYYVNQVNALNKRGQHAAGGYIVGPGTATSDSIPAYLSNGEYVMRAAAVARYGTPFMDALNSGSIDAIDSGAMAKDAYRLAAGGAVRTRTSSPVPSLKELVR; encoded by the coding sequence ATGACCAGTAGAACCGTGGAGTACGTCTTCAAGGGATCGTTCACCAACCTCACCGCCGGCCTGACCGCCGCAAGCCGCTCGGTCAACGAGTACTCGAACCGCCTCAACGCGCTCGACGCTCAGGGTCGCCAGATGCGTGCGAGTCTCAGCGGGGTAGCAGACACGGCCGGGAAGATGGGCATCGTCGCCGCCGCTGGCTTCGGCGTGGTCATTGGTGCCGCAGCGAATTTCGAGCAGGCGATGAGCCACGTCAAGGCCGCTACCCATGAGACCGCGGGCAACATGGACGCACTCAAGCAGGCCGCCCTCGACGCCGGAGCGGCTACCTCGTACTCCGCTACCGAGGCCGCCGGTGCGATCGAGGACCTAGCGAAGGCGGGCATCTCGACTAAGGACATCCTCGGAGGTGGCCTGTCTGGTGCGCTGTCGCTCGCTGCGGCAGGCTCACTCGACGTCGGAGAGGCCGCTGAGGACGCCGCGTCTGCCATGACGCAGTTCAAGCTGGCAGGCAAGGACGTCCCGCACATCGCGGACCTGCTCGCAGCCGGTGCGGGCAAGGCGAACGGTTCAGTCTCGGATCTCGCGATGGCGCTCAACCAGTCGGGCCTGGTCGCGGCCCAGACGGGCCTCTCGATCGAAGAGACGACAGGGGCGCTCGCTGCCTTCGCCAGCGCCGGGCTCGAGGGCAGTGATGCCGGTACGAGCATGAAGACGGCCCTCCAGTCTCTGACCCCGACGTCCAGCCAGGCTGCGAAACTCATGGACCAGCTCGGGATCAAGGCCTACGACCAGCAAGGCAACTTCATCGGACTCGCCAAGTACGCAGGCGTCCTGCAGGAGAAGCTCTCCGGGATGTCGGCCGAGCAGCGCAACGCGACGCTGAAGACCATCTTCGGCTCTGACGCCGTGCGCGCTGCTTCGGTCCTCTACGAGCAGGGCGCGACGGGAATCCAGTCGTGGATCGACAAGGTCAACGACCAGGGCTATGCGGCCGAGACTGCCGCCCTGAACACCGACAACCTGATCGGCGACCTCGAGCGGTTCAAGGGCTCGCTGGAGACCGCATTCATCGGTGCCGGCGAAGGTGCCCAGTCGCCTCTCCGTGCGCTCGTGCAGGGCGCTACGGAGGCCGTCAACGCGCTGCAGAAGATCCCCAACCCGATGCAGGAGACCGCACTGGCGGCTCTTGGGCTGACGGCCGTGTTCGGCGGCGGGTTGTGGTTCACGTCGAAGACGATCAGCGGGATTGCGACGATGCGGACCGCGATGATCGGCCTGGGTGTCTCCGAGGAGGCCACGCTCCTCACGACCCAGCGGCTCGGGACCGCGCTCAAGGGCCTCGCGATCGGTGGCGCCGCGATCGGTGCTGGCATCGCTCTCTCAACCGGGTTCGACAAGCTCGCAGGCGACACGGGCACGATCGTCGACAGCCTCAAGAACGGCGACCGCAGCAGGTGGACCAATCCACTCAGCGTCATCGGCTACAACCCCGACCACCTGGGCGACACGGACCCGGTCACCAATGCGGATGCCAGCCTTGCCGCGCTCGTGCAGAGCGGCAACGCTAAGAAGGCCGCCGATCAGTTCAAGGAGATCGCCGACGCGGCCGAGCGTCAGGGCGTGTCACTGAAGGACGTCACATCCAAGTTCCCCGAGTACCAGAAGGCACTCGACGGCACGAGCACATCCGCCACCACCACGAGCGCAGCCGTGACGGGGACAACCGGGGACCTGTCGGCACAGGCCGACGCCCTCGCCGCGGCGAAGGATGCGGCGACCGCGACCGCAACCGGGTTCGTCGGGCTGGGCGACTCGCTCAACGACTCCAAGGTGTCGCTCTCGAGCTGGATCGACCAGATGCGCGAGCAGGCCTCGGCGCTGCGCGACTTCACGAAGAACTGTGAGACCGCCGCTAGGAAGGGCCTCGATGAAGGCCTGATCGCCTCACTCGAGGCCGCTGGTCCTGAGGGCGCGATGCGGCTGCAGCAGCTTGCGGGCGCCTCGGAGAAGGAGATCAAGCGGGCCAACCGGGCATGGCGTTCCGGACAGTCAGCGATCAGCGACTACGTCAGCATGGCCGTGCCGCCGAAGACGATCACGGTCAACGTCGACCCGGCACTACAGGCACTTCGGTCGATCAAGGCCGAGATGCGGTCCCTGCCCGAGACGCTGCAGACGACGTACTACGTCAACCAGGTCAACGCCCTGAACAAGCGCGGGCAGCACGCCGCGGGCGGCTACATCGTCGGCCCGGGCACCGCCACGTCCGACAGCATCCCGGCGTACCTCTCGAACGGTGAGTACGTCATGAGAGCCGCAGCGGTCGCCCGCTATGGCACGCCCTTCATGGACGCGCTCAACAGTGGGTCCATAGATGCGATCGACAGTGGGGCTATGGCCAAGGACGCCTACCGGCTTGCCGCCGGCGGAGCAGTCCGAACCCGAACGTCGTCTCCTGTCCCGTCCCTGAAGGAGTTGGTCCGATGA